One window of Natrinema sp. SYSU A 869 genomic DNA carries:
- a CDS encoding ThuA domain-containing protein — translation MPTEKQALIMGGNRFPFHRFERMGPLIKDALAPAGVEADLTTDRDLLVDLDGYDVLVDYTTDSTLTDEQREGLLSFLEAGNGYAGVHCASDLTTVDGENRDGPAPELRELIGGHFVTHPSQGTFDVNIVYSHHPVSADLEDFRVWDEPYVLECDDDLTVLARMDHPETGDMPVSWVKEYGDGRVFYCSLGHDRPAITAGGTRALLRNGVRWAADGSAAE, via the coding sequence ATGCCAACCGAGAAACAGGCGCTGATCATGGGCGGTAACAGGTTCCCCTTCCACCGGTTCGAGCGAATGGGACCGCTGATCAAGGACGCGCTCGCACCAGCCGGCGTCGAGGCCGATCTGACGACCGACCGGGATTTGTTGGTCGACCTCGACGGCTACGACGTGCTCGTCGATTACACGACCGACAGTACGCTCACTGACGAGCAGCGCGAGGGCCTCCTGTCGTTCCTGGAGGCGGGCAACGGCTACGCGGGCGTTCACTGCGCGTCGGACCTGACGACCGTCGACGGGGAGAATCGGGACGGGCCCGCGCCCGAACTCCGGGAGCTTATCGGCGGCCACTTCGTTACCCATCCGTCGCAGGGGACGTTCGACGTGAACATCGTCTACAGCCACCACCCCGTCTCGGCCGACCTCGAGGACTTCCGCGTGTGGGACGAGCCGTACGTCCTCGAGTGCGACGACGACCTGACGGTGCTCGCGAGGATGGACCACCCCGAGACCGGGGACATGCCGGTCTCGTGGGTGAAAGAGTACGGTGACGGACGCGTGTTTTACTGTTCGCTCGGGCACGATCGGCCTGCGATCACCGCCGGCGGAACGCGGGCGCTCCTGCGAAACGGCGTGCGCTGGGCGGCCGATGGCTCGGCCGCCGAATAG
- a CDS encoding enolase C-terminal domain-like protein gives MALRGRQRAVERAREVVGAVRDAVGPEVDVALDFHGRTSKAMARRLATALEAFEPMFIEEPVTPEHDHALPRIAEGTTIPIATGERLYSRSEFRPILEADAVDVVQPDVSSAGGITETKKIADMAETYDASIAPHCPIGPLALAASLQIDAVAPNALIQEQVIVDDEEAMRYVENDGIFEPTDGFLELPDGPGLGIDIDEDRVRELAGTDLGFDRSPGHRADGSVGER, from the coding sequence GTGGCACTTCGCGGGCGACAGCGAGCCGTCGAGCGCGCACGCGAGGTCGTCGGCGCGGTCCGCGACGCCGTCGGACCCGAGGTCGATGTCGCACTGGACTTCCACGGTCGCACCTCGAAGGCAATGGCCCGCCGACTCGCGACGGCACTCGAGGCGTTCGAGCCGATGTTCATCGAGGAACCGGTCACCCCCGAACACGACCACGCACTGCCCCGGATCGCCGAGGGGACGACGATTCCGATTGCAACCGGCGAGCGACTCTACTCTCGGAGCGAGTTCCGGCCAATCCTCGAGGCAGATGCGGTCGACGTCGTCCAGCCGGACGTCTCGAGCGCCGGCGGAATCACCGAGACAAAGAAGATCGCCGATATGGCCGAGACGTATGATGCCTCGATCGCGCCTCACTGCCCGATTGGCCCGCTGGCACTGGCCGCCTCGCTGCAGATCGATGCGGTCGCGCCGAACGCGCTGATTCAGGAGCAGGTGATCGTCGACGACGAGGAAGCGATGCGGTACGTCGAGAACGACGGGATCTTCGAGCCGACCGACGGCTTCCTCGAACTGCCCGACGGACCGGGCCTCGGGATCGATATCGACGAGGACCGCGTCCGCGAACTCGCGGGAACGGACCTCGGATTCGATCGCTCGCCGGGCCACCGCGCCGACGGAAGCGTCGGCGAGCGCTGA